In Campylobacter suis, a genomic segment contains:
- the sdhE gene encoding 8-methylmenaquinol:fumarate reductase membrane anchor subunit, producing the protein MSNTKEFAFFPGCVLSQAAKESKMSLEAIAPILGITLHEIKGWSCCGATQAQCVDPMASLVANARNIALAEGMNMPLLTTCSTCMLTLTKAKNTLDKGAKEHINKFLAEGKMQYNGTTEITSLLWVLYQNLDTLKAKVTKPLSALKVALFYGCHSLRPEKELVKESSTNPKSFEAVVSALGATIVPFEKRLDCCGFHASYPAVTSVQKMSSQIVGNADSNGADVVVTPCPLCQMQLDIYQERYQDAQNSKVRKPIIHLSQLVGLALGLSNEELGLDLNIQDATKLVS; encoded by the coding sequence ATGAGTAACACAAAAGAATTTGCATTTTTCCCGGGCTGTGTTTTAAGCCAGGCTGCAAAAGAGTCAAAAATGAGCCTAGAAGCCATAGCTCCGATACTTGGCATAACTTTGCATGAGATAAAGGGCTGGAGCTGCTGTGGTGCTACTCAGGCACAATGCGTAGATCCTATGGCTAGTTTAGTTGCAAATGCTAGAAATATAGCCTTAGCAGAAGGCATGAATATGCCGCTACTTACGACTTGCTCAACTTGTATGCTAACACTAACAAAAGCTAAAAACACCCTTGATAAAGGCGCAAAAGAGCATATCAATAAATTTCTAGCCGAAGGCAAGATGCAGTATAACGGCACAACTGAGATAACAAGTCTACTTTGGGTGCTTTATCAAAATTTAGACACTCTAAAAGCAAAGGTAACTAAGCCACTATCAGCTCTAAAAGTAGCGCTTTTTTACGGCTGTCACTCACTTCGCCCTGAAAAAGAGCTAGTAAAAGAAAGCTCAACTAATCCAAAAAGTTTTGAAGCCGTGGTTAGCGCACTTGGTGCAACGATAGTGCCATTTGAAAAAAGGCTTGACTGCTGCGGTTTTCACGCGAGCTATCCAGCTGTAACATCAGTGCAAAAAATGTCATCTCAGATAGTCGGAAATGCCGATAGTAACGGTGCTGATGTAGTCGTAACTCCTTGTCCGCTTTGCCAAATGCAACTTGACATCTATCAAGAACGCTATCAAGATGCTCAAAACTCAAAGGTTAGAAAACCTATCATTCACCTTTCTCAGCTTGTGGGTCTTGCTCTTGGACTAAGCAATGAAGAGCTTGGACTTGATCTAAATATACAAGATGCGACCAAGTTAGTTTCATAA
- a CDS encoding cation transporter yields MIKKYEILGACCAACAAKIESKIAKIDGVNKVALSHAMGKILLDFDESRADEILAQAQAQMSKVEPGMKILF; encoded by the coding sequence ATGATAAAAAAGTATGAAATTTTAGGTGCATGTTGCGCTGCGTGTGCTGCAAAGATAGAGAGCAAGATCGCCAAGATAGATGGAGTAAATAAGGTCGCTTTAAGCCATGCGATGGGTAAAATTTTGCTTGATTTTGATGAGAGCAGGGCGGATGAAATTTTAGCTCAGGCTCAGGCGCAAATGAGCAAGGTCGAGCCCGGGATGAAAATTTTATTTTAA
- a CDS encoding cache domain-containing protein codes for MNFQRYGSNVKIYIIIFLATIFVAILGVNAYHSARVNLLELSNANKVTTANNMLSLFTLWIDERINTLKRASKFIEQTNSNDEIVKLLTHLLNNSPEFDTIQRLNTDRELWINNAWMPIDAKNYPREGLLWYVLTKDRLEPTVHFTPKHHVLKQETLNFCVPNFKNGKFVAVVCGIVKLQNIFEKIADFKLPSNFYSFIITKY; via the coding sequence TTGAATTTTCAAAGGTATGGCAGTAATGTTAAAATTTATATCATTATCTTTTTAGCAACGATTTTTGTTGCCATACTTGGAGTTAATGCTTATCATAGCGCAAGGGTTAATTTATTAGAACTATCAAACGCAAACAAAGTAACGACAGCAAATAATATGCTAAGCCTTTTTACGCTGTGGATTGATGAGAGGATTAACACTTTAAAAAGAGCTAGTAAATTTATAGAACAAACAAACTCAAATGATGAGATAGTTAAGCTCTTAACGCATTTGCTAAATAACTCTCCTGAGTTTGACACCATACAGCGGCTAAATACCGATCGCGAGCTGTGGATAAATAACGCTTGGATGCCAATAGATGCCAAAAACTACCCAAGAGAGGGCTTACTTTGGTATGTTCTTACAAAAGATAGGCTTGAGCCTACCGTTCATTTTACGCCAAAACATCATGTTTTAAAGCAAGAAACGCTGAATTTTTGTGTGCCAAATTTTAAAAATGGCAAATTTGTTGCTGTTGTTTGTGGTATTGTTAAGTTGCAAAATATATTTGAAAAGATCGCAGATTTTAAATTGCCATCAAATTTTTACTCATTTATCATAACTAAATACTAA
- a CDS encoding ArsR/SmtB family transcription factor, producing MQNDEICEIDCIHTEILTAVKAQMADEASLAELADFFKIFSDQTRVKIIWALSISEMCVCDIAALLSMSHSSISHQLRVLKSSKIVKNRRDGKMVYYSLADEHISQIFKQALSHIKE from the coding sequence ATGCAAAATGATGAAATTTGTGAGATAGATTGCATTCACACTGAAATTTTAACAGCTGTAAAGGCTCAAATGGCTGATGAAGCTAGCCTTGCGGAGCTTGCGGACTTTTTTAAAATTTTTAGCGATCAAACACGGGTTAAAATCATTTGGGCGCTAAGTATTTCTGAGATGTGCGTGTGCGATATAGCCGCACTTCTTAGCATGTCGCACTCATCTATCTCACACCAGCTACGCGTGCTAAAATCAAGCAAAATAGTAAAAAATCGCCGTGATGGCAAGATGGTTTATTACTCGCTTGCAGATGAGCATATATCGCAAATTTTTAAACAAGCTTTAAGCCATATAAAAGAGTAA
- a CDS encoding LysR family transcriptional regulator, with amino-acid sequence MQSFTKAANALKVPQPSLSQSIFALEKELGVTLFNRSTNPISLTHAGEIYLSKATLISDLCDDLTTQIKELSAMQTGKIRIGFSQNGYNMLPDILPKFCKRFSSADIKISQLFSTLKIKQMLLDDEIDIGMLMLPIDSALLNYEIVKKSMAYLALPISHPLSIKFKSKNLPKISIKELKNEKFILPKSSQESRIIFNKIFSNAGFEPEILCETETFDIANAIVASGVGACFSISELIKDDKRDKIKLFDISEPSLAKILAIAYKKDKKLSELASEFMKMAKEC; translated from the coding sequence ATGCAAAGTTTTACAAAGGCAGCAAATGCACTAAAAGTGCCACAACCATCGCTTTCTCAAAGCATATTTGCACTAGAAAAAGAGCTTGGAGTGACCCTTTTTAACCGCAGCACAAATCCCATCTCACTAACTCACGCAGGTGAAATTTACTTATCAAAAGCAACGCTTATTAGCGACTTGTGTGATGATCTAACAACGCAGATAAAAGAGCTAAGTGCTATGCAAACAGGCAAAATTCGCATAGGCTTTTCACAAAATGGCTACAACATGCTCCCAGATATTTTGCCAAAATTTTGTAAGCGTTTTAGCAGTGCAGACATTAAAATTTCACAACTTTTCTCAACACTAAAGATCAAACAAATGCTTCTTGATGATGAGATCGACATTGGTATGCTGATGCTTCCTATTGATAGTGCGTTGTTAAATTATGAGATAGTAAAAAAGAGCATGGCGTATCTAGCTTTGCCTATTTCACACCCACTTTCGATAAAATTTAAAAGTAAGAATTTGCCAAAAATTTCCATAAAAGAGCTTAAAAATGAGAAATTTATCTTGCCAAAAAGCTCTCAAGAAAGTCGCATTATTTTTAATAAAATTTTTAGCAATGCGGGCTTTGAGCCTGAAATTTTATGCGAAACCGAAACATTTGATATAGCAAATGCTATCGTAGCAAGCGGTGTTGGCGCGTGTTTTAGTATCAGTGAGCTTATAAAAGATGATAAAAGGGATAAGATAAAGCTTTTTGATATAAGTGAGCCAAGCCTTGCAAAAATACTAGCCATAGCCTACAAAAAGGACAAAAAGCTATCTGAGCTTGCAAGTGAGTTTATGAAAATGGCAAAAGAGTGCTAA
- a CDS encoding ATP-binding protein — protein sequence MSDLALKNDIEHTIEEMFLTSEVKNTIQMGSNFISLSEIKHLNWFVGVGANNKKETSELLNQIGQNSIMVLFGFLGLALLANFLHNIAYSRLNMQKHAYEVLLTHKARMGEIGELISGINHQFIQPVNSLKLILSSLIISRKNNVLDNDQLDIMLKDGQKSIDLLSHTIDVFRNFYKTSEVASRFCINKSIENLLTLMHIELSRSNVSVSMRNCEQRDVFQIENIIQQILLILLHNAKDALVEKYKTEFLKREIFIDIGFEDGICNIDISEFGCGISPQLAKKIFQAPKTTKKFGNGIGLYFGKKLANQKINGDIKLLSIADPTTFRLCFDINLKEQNV from the coding sequence ATGAGTGATTTAGCTTTAAAAAATGATATAGAACACACCATCGAAGAGATGTTTTTAACGAGTGAAGTAAAAAATACCATACAAATGGGCTCAAATTTCATCTCACTTTCTGAAATCAAACACCTAAACTGGTTTGTGGGCGTTGGTGCAAATAATAAAAAAGAAACAAGCGAGCTACTAAATCAAATCGGGCAAAATTCCATCATGGTGCTTTTTGGCTTTTTGGGTCTTGCGTTGCTTGCAAATTTTTTACACAATATCGCTTATTCACGCCTAAATATGCAAAAGCACGCATATGAAGTCTTGCTTACTCATAAAGCTAGGATGGGCGAAATCGGAGAGCTTATAAGCGGGATAAATCATCAGTTTATCCAGCCTGTAAATTCACTAAAACTTATTTTAAGCTCGCTTATTATCTCTCGTAAAAACAATGTTTTAGATAATGACCAACTTGATATCATGCTAAAAGATGGACAAAAATCGATAGATTTATTAAGCCATACGATCGATGTTTTTAGAAATTTTTATAAAACTAGCGAGGTCGCAAGTAGATTTTGTATAAATAAAAGCATAGAAAATTTACTAACGCTTATGCACATAGAACTTAGCCGTTCAAATGTCAGTGTAAGTATGCGTAATTGCGAGCAAAGAGATGTTTTTCAGATTGAAAACATAATCCAGCAAATTTTACTCATACTGCTTCACAACGCCAAAGACGCACTTGTTGAAAAGTATAAAACGGAGTTTTTAAAGAGAGAAATTTTTATAGATATTGGCTTTGAAGATGGTATTTGTAATATCGATATAAGCGAATTTGGCTGTGGTATAAGCCCGCAACTAGCTAAGAAAATTTTTCAAGCTCCAAAAACAACTAAAAAATTTGGTAACGGGATAGGGCTTTACTTTGGTAAAAAACTGGCAAATCAAAAGATAAATGGGGATATTAAGCTATTAAGCATAGCAGATCCAACCACTTTTAGGCTCTGTTTTGATATAAATTTAAAGGAACAAAATGTCTGA
- the sdhA gene encoding 8-methylmenaquinol:fumarate reductase flavoprotein subunit codes for MSEENFNRRDFLQTACIGVGALSLSGGVTNALANDVKNSGNKQGLPSVDVLVIGSGGAGLRAATAVRKENPNLSVVVATKMMPSRNATCMAEGGINAVTDFSQGDSFKLHAYDTVKGGAYLCDQDTVVKFCEIAGKVVHELDFNGMLFSRKDSGDINFRFMGGASKKRCNFSADKTGHILMHACLDDAITNGVKFLMDHELLEIGVNEGKAEGVVLRNIQTGEIYPVLCKSLVIATGGYTRIFYNRTSTPFIATGDGIAAALRAGLGFEDPEILQFHPTGVQNGGSLITEAARGEGGYLLNNKGERFMKNYHEKMELAPRDVVARAIETEIREGRGYGEGLSSYVLCDVRHLGKEKILKALPKIRHTAMLFQNIDLVDTPVPIRPTAHYSMGGIEVAKFDNISTKIAGIFVGGEASCVSLHGANRLGGNSLTDAVVTGDLAGKGAGDYAKEVSGFTNGEKTAELAKKWQDKFKQIANGEGSANDMYALREELGRNNWDLMGIFRTQEKLDELSRNLETIQTKYENIRIPDTNAVMNTAFTDYVELGNLILLSRCACLAAQRRLESRGAHTREDYPKRDDENFLKHSIVTLKDGKPELSYKEVVTGIFSLDGKKPA; via the coding sequence ATGAGCGAAGAAAATTTCAACAGGCGAGATTTTTTGCAAACTGCCTGTATTGGCGTGGGTGCTCTTAGTCTTAGCGGGGGTGTTACCAATGCACTGGCAAATGATGTAAAAAACAGTGGCAATAAACAGGGCTTGCCAAGCGTAGATGTCCTAGTTATCGGCTCGGGGGGAGCTGGGCTAAGGGCTGCAACTGCTGTGCGTAAAGAAAATCCAAATTTAAGCGTTGTGGTCGCTACTAAGATGATGCCATCACGAAACGCAACCTGTATGGCAGAGGGCGGGATAAACGCAGTTACTGATTTTTCACAAGGCGATAGCTTTAAACTTCATGCTTATGATACCGTTAAAGGCGGTGCATATCTTTGCGATCAAGATACTGTTGTTAAGTTTTGCGAAATAGCAGGCAAGGTTGTGCATGAGCTTGATTTTAACGGAATGCTCTTTTCAAGAAAAGATAGCGGAGATATAAATTTTAGATTTATGGGTGGTGCTAGTAAAAAGCGCTGTAACTTTTCAGCCGATAAAACAGGTCATATCCTAATGCACGCCTGTCTTGATGATGCTATCACAAATGGGGTTAAGTTTTTAATGGATCACGAATTACTTGAAATCGGCGTCAATGAAGGCAAAGCCGAAGGCGTAGTGCTTCGCAATATCCAAACTGGCGAAATTTACCCAGTGCTTTGCAAGTCGTTAGTTATAGCCACTGGCGGATATACGAGAATTTTTTACAACAGAACTTCTACGCCATTTATAGCCACTGGTGATGGCATAGCAGCAGCTCTTAGGGCTGGACTTGGATTTGAAGATCCAGAAATACTTCAATTTCACCCAACAGGCGTTCAAAACGGAGGCTCTCTCATCACAGAAGCTGCACGCGGAGAGGGTGGGTATTTGCTAAATAACAAAGGCGAGCGTTTTATGAAAAACTACCACGAAAAGATGGAGTTAGCTCCACGCGATGTGGTTGCTCGCGCCATAGAAACTGAGATCAGAGAAGGAAGAGGATATGGCGAGGGTCTTAGCTCGTATGTTCTTTGCGATGTTCGTCATCTTGGCAAAGAGAAAATTTTAAAAGCTTTGCCAAAAATTCGCCACACTGCAATGCTTTTTCAAAATATAGACCTAGTTGATACACCAGTGCCTATCCGCCCAACAGCACACTACTCTATGGGTGGCATAGAGGTTGCAAAATTTGACAATATAAGCACAAAAATAGCTGGTATATTTGTAGGTGGTGAAGCCTCTTGTGTATCTCTTCATGGTGCAAATCGTCTTGGCGGAAATTCTCTTACTGACGCTGTTGTTACAGGAGATTTGGCAGGAAAGGGTGCTGGGGATTATGCAAAAGAAGTTAGTGGCTTTACAAATGGAGAAAAAACTGCCGAGCTAGCAAAAAAATGGCAAGATAAATTCAAACAAATCGCAAACGGAGAGGGAAGTGCAAACGATATGTATGCCTTGCGTGAAGAGCTTGGACGAAACAACTGGGATTTGATGGGAATTTTTAGAACACAAGAAAAACTTGATGAGCTATCAAGAAATTTAGAAACAATCCAAACAAAATATGAAAACATACGCATTCCAGATACAAATGCGGTTATGAATACAGCCTTTACCGACTATGTAGAACTTGGCAATCTCATACTTCTTTCAAGGTGTGCTTGCCTAGCGGCACAAAGACGACTAGAAAGCCGCGGAGCTCACACAAGGGAAGACTATCCAAAAAGAGATGATGAGAATTTCTTAAAACATAGCATTGTAACGCTAAAAGATGGCAAGCCAGAGCTTAGCTACAAAGAGGTTGTAACGGGTATATTCTCACTTGATGGTAAAAAACCAGCATAA
- a CDS encoding tyrosine-type recombinase/integrase: MRIKEMTQLTTDDIKEIDGVLCIDINKNFDTNLGKKKKVKTSSSIRLIPLHSKLVEIGFLNHIDMRKKKAKENGRAARIFFSDNKDFSEYFRKKINHKVIAKGNKSKTFYSFRHSFINKLLQANQRIEHIAALAGHEQTYNITAKTYGEQINPKILKDVVEVLRYG, translated from the coding sequence ATGAGGATAAAGGAGATGACCCAGCTAACAACCGATGATATAAAAGAGATAGATGGGGTGCTTTGCATAGACATTAACAAAAACTTTGATACGAATCTAGGCAAGAAAAAGAAGGTAAAAACAAGTAGTTCTATTAGACTTATACCACTTCATAGTAAGCTTGTAGAGATTGGGTTTCTTAATCATATCGATATGAGAAAGAAAAAGGCTAAGGAAAATGGTAGGGCGGCTAGAATTTTCTTTAGCGACAATAAAGACTTCTCAGAATACTTTAGAAAAAAGATAAACCATAAAGTCATCGCAAAAGGTAATAAAAGTAAGACCTTTTACTCTTTTAGGCATAGCTTTATAAATAAACTCTTGCAAGCCAATCAACGAATAGAGCATATCGCAGCCTTAGCTGGACACGAACAAACTTATAACATAACAGCTAAAACTTACGGAGAGCAGATAAATCCTAAGATATTAAAGGATGTGGTGGAGGTACTTAGGTATGGGTGA
- a CDS encoding response regulator transcription factor, which translates to MSEKALKLLNDVSILIAEDDEIAINVIKNSLKPHCKALHCAKDGMQALELFNKFNADIIMTDIHMPIMNGFDMMKAVLKLKPHQKFLVFTSFDSDDNLIKSLEQGAMMFLKKPIDMQELYRALITLNFRSKPQLIALTQSVSIDLQKERIYKDGVEVYLSFLQNKFFWLLAYNLNNLVTYEMVEEFVYEYELVNKNAIQKLVYRLKIELGVEIKNIFESGYIMTNES; encoded by the coding sequence ATGTCTGAAAAAGCACTGAAATTATTAAACGATGTATCGATTTTGATAGCAGAAGATGATGAGATCGCCATTAATGTTATAAAAAATTCACTAAAACCTCACTGCAAAGCCTTGCACTGTGCAAAAGATGGAATGCAAGCACTTGAGCTGTTTAATAAATTTAATGCAGACATTATAATGACAGATATTCATATGCCTATTATGAATGGATTTGACATGATGAAGGCGGTTCTTAAGCTAAAACCGCATCAAAAATTCCTTGTCTTTACGAGTTTTGATAGCGATGATAACCTAATAAAAAGCCTAGAACAAGGCGCAATGATGTTTTTAAAAAAGCCTATTGATATGCAAGAACTTTATCGTGCGCTAATCACACTAAATTTTCGCTCAAAACCACAGCTTATAGCACTTACGCAAAGTGTAAGCATTGACTTGCAAAAAGAGCGTATTTATAAGGATGGAGTGGAGGTTTATCTAAGTTTTTTACAAAATAAATTTTTTTGGCTACTTGCTTATAATCTAAACAATTTAGTTACTTATGAGATGGTTGAGGAGTTTGTTTACGAGTATGAACTTGTAAATAAAAATGCAATACAAAAGCTTGTTTATCGCCTAAAAATAGAGCTTGGAGTGGAGATAAAAAATATTTTTGAGAGCGGGTATATCATGACAAACGAAAGTTAG
- a CDS encoding aryl-sulfate sulfotransferase translates to MKSKFLTSVLVAGTLLSVGTTSALALGGPSGAALDYPVAGKLGGVHMDPYGLSPLSAVIMDGGYVIENAKVTIQPKKGGVALSYKVGIQNLRTYGGIPVVGLYANYNNTVDVEYTRVHNGKKEQIKESYKIYTSPYSQISTGRSAGPYSEVKVHKVDPEFKDRMYLVNNVVGKAAGRNSAYVWNNPTGGAAEWNYLSNAFVVDTQGEIRWYINADKLLEYNNIFNTGIMMGFRQNSDGALSWGFGQRYVKYDFMGREIFNRQLPLGYQDFSHSMDNMKNGNYLLRVASSNYKRPDDKNVRTVRDVIIEVDPSGKVVDEWRLFDILDPYRSDVIKVLDQGAVCLNVDEKHAGQTLSAEDLAKMDESSAFGDIAGTGPGRNWVHVNSVDYDANDDSIVISSRHQNAAIKIGRDKEVKWILGAHKGWKGKFKDKLLQPVDSKGNKIVCEDEYTKCPGYMSDKGGFDWTYTQHTAFVIDSKSKKDLTYLAVFDNGDSRGFEQPALASMKYSRGVIYKIDEKKMTVEQIWEYGKNRGSEWYSPITSLTEYQDDKDSIMVYSATAGMQYNLSGGKMIGSPRPEIDEFKWGATEPSVQIQFFGTGSAYQSFPINFQTAFEK, encoded by the coding sequence ATGAAGTCTAAATTTTTAACTTCTGTATTAGTTGCGGGCACACTTTTGAGTGTTGGTACTACTTCTGCTTTAGCTCTTGGCGGACCAAGTGGAGCGGCACTTGATTATCCAGTTGCGGGTAAGCTTGGTGGAGTTCACATGGATCCTTACGGGCTTAGTCCTTTATCTGCTGTTATTATGGATGGCGGATATGTGATAGAGAATGCAAAAGTTACCATTCAGCCTAAAAAAGGCGGCGTAGCTTTAAGCTATAAGGTTGGTATACAAAACCTTAGAACATATGGCGGGATACCAGTTGTAGGACTTTATGCTAATTACAATAACACCGTAGATGTTGAATATACTCGCGTTCATAACGGCAAAAAAGAGCAAATAAAAGAGTCTTATAAAATTTACACCTCTCCATACTCTCAGATAAGCACTGGAAGAAGCGCTGGTCCTTACAGTGAAGTAAAGGTGCATAAGGTTGATCCTGAGTTTAAAGATAGAATGTATCTTGTAAATAATGTCGTTGGCAAAGCTGCTGGCAGAAACTCAGCCTATGTTTGGAACAACCCAACAGGCGGTGCTGCTGAATGGAACTACCTATCAAATGCCTTTGTTGTTGATACTCAGGGTGAAATTAGATGGTATATAAATGCAGATAAACTACTTGAATACAATAACATTTTTAACACTGGCATCATGATGGGCTTTAGGCAAAATAGCGATGGCGCTTTAAGCTGGGGCTTTGGTCAAAGATATGTCAAGTATGACTTTATGGGTCGTGAAATTTTTAACCGCCAACTACCTCTTGGCTATCAAGACTTTTCACACTCAATGGACAATATGAAAAACGGAAACTACTTGCTTCGCGTGGCAAGTTCTAACTACAAACGCCCAGATGATAAAAATGTCCGAACAGTTCGTGATGTTATCATAGAGGTTGATCCATCTGGTAAGGTTGTAGATGAGTGGAGATTATTTGATATACTTGATCCATATAGAAGCGATGTTATAAAGGTTCTTGACCAAGGCGCGGTATGCCTTAATGTCGATGAAAAGCATGCTGGACAAACACTTAGTGCAGAAGATCTAGCAAAAATGGATGAGAGCTCAGCATTTGGAGATATCGCAGGCACAGGACCTGGCAGAAACTGGGTGCATGTAAATAGCGTTGATTATGATGCAAATGATGATAGTATCGTTATTTCAAGTCGCCATCAAAATGCGGCAATTAAGATCGGACGAGATAAAGAAGTTAAGTGGATACTTGGCGCACACAAAGGCTGGAAAGGTAAATTTAAAGACAAACTGCTTCAACCAGTTGATAGCAAAGGCAACAAAATCGTTTGCGAGGACGAATACACAAAATGCCCTGGCTATATGAGCGATAAAGGTGGTTTTGACTGGACATATACTCAGCATACAGCATTTGTGATCGATAGCAAGAGCAAAAAAGATCTTACATATCTAGCGGTGTTTGATAATGGTGATAGCCGTGGCTTTGAACAGCCTGCACTTGCTAGCATGAAGTATTCTCGCGGTGTTATCTATAAAATCGACGAGAAGAAAATGACGGTTGAGCAAATTTGGGAATACGGCAAAAATCGTGGCTCAGAGTGGTATAGTCCTATCACATCACTAACTGAATACCAAGACGACAAAGACTCTATCATGGTTTATTCAGCCACAGCTGGCATGCAATACAACCTTTCTGGGGGCAAAATGATCGGCTCTCCAAGACCAGAGATAGATGAGTTTAAGTGGGGAGCAACTGAACCAAGCGTTCAAATTCAGTTTTTTGGAACTGGCTCTGCGTATCAGTCATTCCCTATAAATTTCCAAACAGCATTTGAAAAATAA
- the sdhB gene encoding 8-methylmenaquinol:fumarate reductase iron-sulfur subunit: MKIIIDRFNGTKKYESTFELSKDELVGKTLLTVLLHIKQTKDITLNFTASCRSAICGACAVRVNGHSYLACDTKMEELLKEYENPEILRISPLGNFKVISDLVVDWEPSIENLRKIKPSITAKSEFSKEKGCKQTQAEFDRISKQWDCILCGCCASECSKLEADQSDYMQPFVFTHAYRAAADSRSKDAMIHVKPSVTNRLWNCVHCQECADRCPKGISSFSDISNLRVMAMRSGLNEGEGPGHAEAFLLDMVEGDGRLNEIKLALRSEGVIKNMGKMDIAANLMMAGKMNPLHIFGGDKIEGHDELVKMIEAARKAEKQGAMK; this comes from the coding sequence ATGAAAATAATAATAGATAGATTTAATGGCACAAAAAAATACGAATCAACATTTGAGTTATCAAAAGATGAGTTGGTTGGCAAAACACTACTGACAGTTTTGCTACACATAAAACAAACAAAAGATATAACTCTAAATTTCACAGCCTCTTGCCGTTCGGCGATTTGCGGTGCGTGTGCGGTTAGAGTAAATGGGCACTCTTATCTTGCCTGTGATACAAAGATGGAGGAGCTACTTAAAGAGTATGAAAATCCTGAAATTTTAAGGATCTCTCCACTTGGAAATTTCAAAGTGATTTCTGATTTGGTTGTGGATTGGGAGCCAAGCATTGAAAATTTACGCAAGATTAAGCCTAGCATAACAGCAAAAAGTGAATTTTCAAAAGAAAAAGGTTGTAAGCAAACTCAAGCCGAGTTTGATCGCATAAGCAAACAATGGGACTGCATTTTGTGCGGTTGCTGTGCGTCTGAGTGCTCAAAGCTAGAAGCTGATCAAAGCGATTATATGCAGCCATTTGTCTTTACTCACGCTTATAGGGCGGCAGCTGATTCAAGAAGCAAAGACGCTATGATACATGTAAAACCATCGGTGACAAACAGACTTTGGAACTGCGTGCATTGCCAGGAGTGTGCTGATCGCTGTCCAAAAGGCATAAGCTCATTTAGCGATATATCAAATTTGCGTGTTATGGCTATGAGAAGCGGGCTAAATGAAGGCGAAGGTCCAGGACATGCTGAGGCATTTTTACTTGATATGGTAGAGGGCGATGGAAGGCTCAATGAGATAAAACTAGCACTTAGAAGCGAAGGTGTTATCAAAAATATGGGCAAAATGGATATAGCAGCAAATTTAATGATGGCTGGCAAGATGAATCCACTTCACATTTTTGGCGGAGATAAGATAGAGGGTCATGATGAGCTAGTTAAGATGATAGAGGCTGCAAGAAAAGCTGAAAAACAAGGAGCGATGAAATGA